CGGCGCGTCGCGCGGTGGGGAGGTCCACGACCCCCGAGCAGATCGAGGCGGCGCGCGAGGCGTTCGGCCTGAACAAACCGATCTACGTCCAGTACGCCCGGTTCGCCAAGGGGCTGATCCCGTGGCCCGGGCTGTTCCTGACCGAGGACGTCTACTACTCATACGGCAACTTCGTCGCCGTCAAGGAGGAGATCTATCGCCGCCTGCCGGTCACGATCACCCTCGCGGTGGGCGCCGCCGTGATCTGGCTCGCGATGGGCGTGCCGATCGGCATCATCTCCGGGGTCCGCAAGGGCTCGTTCTGGGATCGAGCGGGCATGGTGTTCGCGCTGATCGGGGTCTCGATGCCGGTGTTCTGGCTCGGCCAGCTGCTCCTGTACTTCTTCTGGTTCAAGCTCGGCTGGGCACCCTCGTCGGGTCTCGAGATCGGGGACACGGTCTGGCAATCGATCGCGAAAGGGAAGTTCATCCTGCCCTGGATCACCCTCGCCTTCACGTCCGCCGCGTTCTACGCCCGCATGGTGCGCGGCAACCTGATCGAGACCATGAACGAGGACTACATCCGCACGGCGCGCGCCAAGGGCCTCGCCGAGCGCCGCGTGATCTACAAGCACGGCCTGCGCGGCGCGCTCACACCGGTCGTCACGATGCTCGGTCTCGACATCGGTTTGCTGCTCGGGGGGGCCTTCATCACCGAGACCCTCTTCGGCCTTCCGGGCATCGGCCAGCTCGCCGTCCAGTCGATCGGCACGAACGACTTCCCGATGGTCATGGGCGTGACGGTGCTCGGGGCGCTCTTCATCGCCATTGCCAATCTCGTGGTCGACGTCGTGTACGCGTTCCTCGATCCGAGAGTGAGGTACACGTAGGTGCCCGAGCCACTGCTCGAGGTCAAGGACCTCAAGGTGCACTTCAACACCGACGACGGCATCGTGAAGGCCGTCGACGGCGTCTCCTACTCGATCGAGCCCGGTGAGACGCTCGGCATCGTCGGGGAGTCGGGGTCAGGCAAGAGCGTGAGCTCCCTCACGGTCATGGGGTTGATCACCCCGCAGCAGGCCACGATCTCCGGCGAGGTGATCTACCAGGGGCAGGACCTGCTGAAGCTGCCGGCCGACGAGATGCGCAACATCCGCGGCGACAAGATCTCGATGATCTTCCAGGACCCGATGACGTCGCTGCACCCCTTCTACCGGGTGGGCGACCAGATCGCCGAGGCGATCCTCCAGCACCAGAAGATCTCGAAGAGGGAAGCGTCCGACCAGGCCGTCGACATGCTCGGTAAGGTCAACATCCCCAAGCCGGAGGAGCGCGCGAAGCAGTTCCCGCACGAGTTCTCCGGCGGTATGCGCCAGCGCGCGATGATCGCGATGGCGCTGGCGCTCAACCCCGACCTGCTGATCGCCGACGAGCCGACGACCGCGCTCGACGTGACGGTGCAGGCGCAGATCCTCGACCTGATCGACCGCCTGAAGGAGGAGTTCAACGCGGCGGTGATCATCATCACCCACGACCTCGGAGTCGTGGCAGAGCACTGCGACGACATCATGGTGATGTACGGCGGCAAGGCGGTGGAGTACGGGA
This Actinomycetota bacterium DNA region includes the following protein-coding sequences:
- a CDS encoding ABC transporter ATP-binding protein; this translates as MPEPLLEVKDLKVHFNTDDGIVKAVDGVSYSIEPGETLGIVGESGSGKSVSSLTVMGLITPQQATISGEVIYQGQDLLKLPADEMRNIRGDKISMIFQDPMTSLHPFYRVGDQIAEAILQHQKISKREASDQAVDMLGKVNIPKPEERAKQFPHEFSGGMRQRAMIAMALALNPDLLIADEPTTALDVTVQAQILDLIDRLKEEFNAAVIIITHDLGVVAEHCDDIMVMYGGKAVEYGNTDDIYYRPLHPYTWGLLGSIPKLGEETDRLNPIRGLPPSLINVPPGCSFHPRCPYRFDPCDKDVPALVPVDGHHASACHLPLAEKERIIREKVLASR
- a CDS encoding ABC transporter permease, whose protein sequence is MGRYLIRRTLFLVLVLFIVSLLTFLIFVKLPSGDPARRAVGRSTTPEQIEAAREAFGLNKPIYVQYARFAKGLIPWPGLFLTEDVYYSYGNFVAVKEEIYRRLPVTITLAVGAAVIWLAMGVPIGIISGVRKGSFWDRAGMVFALIGVSMPVFWLGQLLLYFFWFKLGWAPSSGLEIGDTVWQSIAKGKFILPWITLAFTSAAFYARMVRGNLIETMNEDYIRTARAKGLAERRVIYKHGLRGALTPVVTMLGLDIGLLLGGAFITETLFGLPGIGQLAVQSIGTNDFPMVMGVTVLGALFIAIANLVVDVVYAFLDPRVRYT